Proteins from one Catenuloplanes atrovinosus genomic window:
- a CDS encoding type VII secretion target: protein MAAGEGWAVDADQIRAHAGNIDAVRAAFGPVKDASTHIGQDDAAYGLLCGWIAGILESRHTRQDEIIAYVEENLRIAADLLRKTADAYEAADSDAENSMKGLEGRLT from the coding sequence ATGGCGGCCGGGGAGGGCTGGGCGGTCGACGCGGACCAGATCCGCGCGCACGCCGGCAACATCGACGCGGTCCGCGCGGCGTTCGGGCCGGTCAAGGACGCGAGCACGCACATCGGCCAGGACGACGCGGCGTACGGGCTGCTCTGCGGCTGGATCGCCGGCATCCTGGAGAGCCGGCACACCCGGCAGGACGAGATCATCGCGTACGTCGAGGAGAACCTCCGCATCGCGGCCGACCTGCTCCGCAAGACCGCGGACGCGTACGAGGCGGCCGACAGCGACGCGGAGAACTCGATGAAGGGCCTGGAAGGGCGGCTCACCTGA
- a CDS encoding class I SAM-dependent methyltransferase: protein MTSHLDAVRASYDTVAAAYADQLADELAGKPVDRAMLGVLAALAGDGPVGDLGCGPGRVSAYLHGLGVPDVVGVDLSPAMIAEARRRYPGPRFEVGSIDRLDGIADGGLAGAVAWYSIIHTPREGVPGLLAECRRVVRPGGPLLLAFQSIHPGMPDRVRVERAYGHEGLTLDAYRWDPGTVMALLVAAGFVAHTTAVREPQGRERTPQAYLIAV from the coding sequence ATGACCAGCCACCTCGACGCCGTTCGCGCCTCCTACGACACCGTGGCGGCGGCCTACGCCGATCAGCTCGCGGACGAGCTGGCCGGCAAGCCGGTGGACCGGGCGATGCTCGGTGTGCTGGCCGCGCTCGCCGGTGACGGCCCGGTCGGCGACCTCGGGTGCGGGCCGGGGCGGGTCTCCGCGTACCTGCACGGGCTGGGCGTTCCGGACGTGGTGGGCGTGGATCTGTCGCCGGCGATGATCGCGGAGGCGCGGCGCCGCTATCCGGGGCCGCGGTTCGAGGTGGGGTCGATCGACCGGCTGGACGGGATCGCGGACGGTGGGCTGGCCGGTGCGGTCGCGTGGTACTCGATCATTCACACGCCGCGGGAGGGGGTGCCGGGGCTGCTGGCGGAGTGTCGCCGCGTGGTGCGGCCGGGCGGTCCGCTGCTGCTGGCCTTTCAGTCCATCCACCCCGGGATGCCCGATCGGGTACGGGTGGAGCGCGCGTACGGGCACGAGGGCCTGACGCTCGACGCGTACCGGTGGGATCCCGGCACCGTGATGGCTCTGCTGGTGGCGGCCGGTTTCGTGGCGCACACGACGGCGGTGCGGGAGCCGCAGGGGCGGGAGCGGACGCCGCAGGCGTACCTCATCGCCGTCTGA
- a CDS encoding YbaB/EbfC family nucleoid-associated protein, whose amino-acid sequence METGALSGGGILDPEGAMDRMRAWKGRIDKLAADTRAMSERLDGLRVTVSDEHGLCEVTVDNTGALLDLTLGRGIQRVAPEVVARTIMDTIRLAKTQIADRSQEIIAETVGTDSAAARAIAERVDRRLRPEPDPDEWRPGSGYDGHGWRG is encoded by the coding sequence ATGGAGACCGGGGCTCTGAGCGGGGGCGGGATTCTCGATCCCGAGGGCGCTATGGATCGGATGCGCGCCTGGAAGGGCCGGATCGACAAGCTCGCCGCGGACACCAGGGCGATGAGCGAGCGGCTCGACGGGCTCCGCGTGACGGTCTCCGACGAGCACGGCCTGTGCGAGGTCACGGTGGACAACACCGGCGCGCTGCTCGACCTGACGCTCGGCCGCGGCATCCAGCGCGTCGCGCCCGAGGTCGTCGCGCGCACGATCATGGACACGATCCGGCTGGCGAAGACGCAGATCGCGGACCGCTCCCAGGAGATCATCGCGGAGACCGTGGGCACCGACTCCGCCGCCGCACGCGCGATCGCCGAGCGGGTCGACCGCCGGCTGCGCCCGGAGCCGGACCCCGACGAGTGGCGGCCCGGCTCCGGATACGACGGCCACGGCTGGCGGGGGTAG
- a CDS encoding glycosyl hydrolase family 28-related protein, protein MSSPRRAGRVIVTAVLLSGLVAAPAHASPTPTPVTRAGIDPALTAGRGADVPFLEQEAERAATSGTVIGPSRDAYTLPAEASGRSAVSLAPGQWVEFTLPRAADAITVRYSIPDAPGGGGITAPLTVTVNGRDARTMTLTSEYSWLYNQYPFTNDPGADLLHPDWWITECGCVPAATTPAPVITKPFRPSHFYDEQRLRLDRVYRAGDRVRLTAPTGTRAAWTVIDLLDSELAGPPRVLTRAANVLAFGADPTGRRDAAPAIERAIAFARKVRVPVYLPPGTFQVNRHIIVDDVTIEGAGTWHTIVKGRQVALDPPAPDGSVHTGVGFYGADGGSRNVRLAHFAIEGDVRERIDTDQVNGVGGAMSDSVIEHLHIRHTKVGLWFDGPMTRMRVLNNMIVDQIADGLNFHTGVTDSVVRNNVVRNSGDDALAMWSETTANARNVIDRNTVQTPVLANGIAVYGGTDNTVSGNLVADPIREGSALHAGSRFGAEPFAGTLRFTGNTTVRAGTFELNWRVGLGALWLYALESDIDSGVRASGNHFLDSTYNAVMLVSDWPVKDLYSISDVVVSDTRVDGTGTSVISARVAGSLTVTDVDARNVGAVGVNNCGSFGFPPSGSEFTILDGGGNDGGWLAPWMLPNTITCDDRPPVVPPPPPSPWGGQR, encoded by the coding sequence ATGTCCTCGCCCCGCCGCGCGGGACGGGTGATCGTGACCGCCGTGCTCCTCTCCGGTCTCGTCGCCGCGCCCGCGCACGCCTCGCCCACGCCCACGCCGGTGACCCGGGCCGGCATCGACCCCGCGCTCACCGCCGGGCGCGGCGCGGACGTGCCGTTCCTGGAGCAGGAGGCGGAGCGCGCCGCCACCAGCGGGACCGTGATCGGCCCGTCGCGCGACGCCTACACGCTGCCGGCGGAGGCGTCCGGGCGCAGCGCGGTCTCGCTCGCGCCCGGGCAGTGGGTGGAGTTCACGCTGCCGCGCGCGGCCGACGCGATCACGGTGCGCTACAGCATCCCGGACGCGCCGGGCGGCGGCGGGATCACCGCGCCGCTGACCGTCACCGTCAACGGCCGCGACGCCCGCACCATGACGCTGACCTCGGAATACTCCTGGCTGTACAACCAGTATCCGTTCACCAACGACCCGGGCGCGGACCTGCTGCACCCGGACTGGTGGATCACCGAGTGCGGGTGCGTGCCGGCCGCCACCACGCCCGCACCGGTCATCACGAAGCCGTTCCGGCCGAGCCACTTCTACGACGAGCAGCGGCTGCGGCTGGATCGGGTGTACCGGGCCGGCGACCGGGTGCGGCTGACCGCGCCGACCGGGACGCGCGCGGCGTGGACCGTGATCGACCTGCTCGACTCCGAGCTCGCCGGGCCGCCGCGGGTGCTGACGCGGGCCGCGAACGTGCTGGCGTTCGGCGCGGACCCGACCGGGCGGCGGGACGCGGCGCCGGCGATCGAGCGGGCCATCGCGTTCGCCCGCAAGGTGCGCGTGCCGGTCTATCTGCCGCCCGGCACGTTCCAGGTGAACCGGCACATCATCGTGGACGACGTGACGATCGAGGGCGCCGGCACCTGGCACACGATCGTCAAGGGCCGGCAGGTCGCGCTGGATCCGCCCGCGCCGGACGGGTCCGTGCACACCGGCGTCGGGTTCTACGGCGCGGACGGCGGCTCCCGGAACGTACGGCTGGCGCACTTCGCGATCGAGGGCGACGTCCGCGAACGGATCGACACCGACCAGGTCAACGGCGTCGGCGGGGCGATGAGCGACTCCGTGATCGAGCACCTGCACATCCGGCACACCAAGGTCGGCCTCTGGTTCGACGGCCCGATGACCCGCATGCGCGTGCTGAACAACATGATCGTCGACCAGATCGCGGACGGGCTCAACTTCCACACCGGCGTCACCGACTCGGTGGTGCGCAACAACGTGGTGCGCAACTCCGGCGACGACGCGCTGGCGATGTGGTCGGAGACGACCGCGAACGCGCGCAACGTCATCGACCGCAACACCGTGCAGACCCCGGTGCTGGCCAACGGCATCGCCGTCTACGGCGGCACGGACAACACGGTCTCCGGCAACCTGGTCGCCGACCCGATCCGCGAGGGCAGCGCGCTGCACGCCGGTTCCCGCTTCGGCGCCGAGCCCTTCGCCGGCACGTTGCGCTTCACCGGCAACACGACGGTACGGGCCGGCACGTTCGAGCTGAACTGGCGGGTCGGGCTGGGGGCTCTGTGGCTGTACGCACTGGAGAGCGACATCGACTCCGGCGTCCGCGCGTCCGGCAACCACTTCCTGGACAGCACGTACAACGCGGTCATGCTGGTCTCCGACTGGCCGGTCAAGGACCTCTACTCGATCAGCGACGTGGTGGTCAGCGACACCCGCGTGGACGGCACCGGCACCTCGGTGATCAGCGCGCGGGTGGCGGGCTCGCTCACGGTGACCGATGTGGACGCCCGGAACGTGGGCGCGGTGGGCGTCAACAACTGCGGCAGCTTCGGCTTCCCGCCCTCCGGCTCCGAGTTCACCATCCTCGACGGCGGCGGCAACGACGGCGGCTGGCTCGCCCCCTGGATGCTCCCCAACACCATCACCTGCGACGACCGCCCACCGGTGGTCCCACCGCCCCCACCGTCGCCGTGGGGCGGTCAGCGGTAG
- a CDS encoding WXG100 family type VII secretion target, translating to MADGSLVAPVESTRTGYTGISLAEGFADLNAAIQSEGWVDDLLAGAAFGLDAVSTVLDPFSALLASGISWAMEYFEPLREMLDALTGMPDVIASHAATWENMAGALQQMSVDLQSHLAGDVPDWAGHAAEAYQSLMGHNVAAVAGLGGISVAMASATTAAGNLVTFVREVVRDLIADLVARVIVWAVEAIFVVTIPVIAAQIVAAVAKWAGRILMYTTALVTSLTNLSKLVNG from the coding sequence ATGGCCGATGGCTCGCTCGTCGCGCCGGTCGAGTCGACGCGCACCGGATACACCGGCATCTCGCTGGCCGAGGGCTTCGCCGACCTGAACGCGGCGATCCAGAGCGAGGGCTGGGTCGACGACCTGCTCGCCGGTGCCGCGTTCGGCCTGGACGCGGTCTCCACCGTGCTGGACCCGTTCAGCGCGCTGCTGGCCAGCGGCATCAGCTGGGCGATGGAGTACTTCGAGCCGCTGCGCGAGATGCTGGACGCGCTCACCGGCATGCCCGACGTGATCGCCTCGCACGCCGCCACCTGGGAGAACATGGCCGGCGCGCTCCAGCAGATGTCCGTAGACCTCCAGTCGCACCTGGCCGGCGACGTGCCGGACTGGGCCGGGCACGCGGCCGAGGCGTACCAGTCGCTGATGGGCCACAACGTGGCCGCGGTCGCCGGGCTCGGCGGCATCTCGGTGGCGATGGCGTCCGCGACCACCGCCGCCGGAAACCTGGTCACGTTCGTCCGCGAGGTGGTCCGCGACCTGATCGCCGACCTGGTCGCCCGTGTGATCGTCTGGGCGGTCGAGGCCATCTTCGTGGTCACCATCCCGGTGATCGCCGCCCAGATCGTGGCCGCGGTCGCGAAGTGGGCCGGCCGCATCCTGATGTACACGACCGCGCTGGTCACCAGCCTGACCAACCTCTCCAAGCTGGTGAACGGCTGA
- a CDS encoding SDR family oxidoreductase — MSDIHTSATGALAGRVAVITGASAGIGAATARRFAAEGAAVALLGRRAARLDELAAELRASGAAAVLPLPVDVGVPSALTGAATAIRDALGRPDLVVANAGTMLGAPFEVADPAEWDRMIDVNLRGLVATGRAFVGDLLGAAGDGRAADLVNVGSIAADTIFADYPVYGATKAAVAQLTRNLRASLGPRGVRVRTIAPAFAVTELGDDMTHEATRAGLGELRAAIETITADDVAAAITFSVSVPARVNLADLTVVPTRFG, encoded by the coding sequence ATGAGCGATATCCACACCTCAGCCACCGGCGCGCTCGCCGGGCGCGTCGCCGTGATCACCGGAGCCAGCGCGGGCATCGGCGCCGCCACCGCACGCCGGTTCGCCGCCGAGGGCGCGGCGGTCGCGCTGCTCGGCCGGCGCGCCGCGCGACTCGACGAGCTCGCCGCGGAACTGCGCGCCTCCGGCGCCGCGGCGGTGCTCCCGCTGCCGGTCGACGTCGGCGTGCCGTCCGCGCTGACCGGCGCCGCCACCGCGATCCGGGACGCGCTCGGCCGGCCCGACCTGGTCGTGGCGAACGCCGGCACGATGCTCGGCGCGCCGTTCGAGGTCGCCGACCCGGCCGAATGGGACCGCATGATCGACGTGAACCTGCGGGGCCTGGTGGCCACCGGCCGCGCGTTCGTCGGCGACCTGCTCGGCGCGGCCGGCGACGGCCGCGCCGCGGACCTGGTCAACGTCGGCTCCATCGCGGCCGACACGATCTTCGCGGACTACCCGGTCTACGGCGCCACCAAGGCCGCCGTCGCGCAGTTGACCCGGAATCTGCGCGCCTCCCTCGGCCCGCGCGGCGTGCGGGTGCGCACGATCGCCCCCGCCTTCGCCGTCACCGAACTCGGCGACGACATGACGCACGAGGCCACCCGCGCCGGCCTGGGCGAGCTGCGGGCCGCCATCGAAACCATCACGGCCGACGACGTGGCCGCGGCGATCACGTTCTCGGTGTCCGTCCCCGCGCGGGTCAACCTCGCGGACCTGACGGTCGTACCGACGCGGTTCGGCTGA
- a CDS encoding bifunctional proline dehydrogenase/L-glutamate gamma-semialdehyde dehydrogenase: protein MEGTTEMNATDPELSAAAVTLVRRWLREAETYPVSGSAAQLAGVLRDPKGLSFAVGFVDGVVRPEDPRVSARALSRLARDVPSFLPAPLRAAVKAGGALAPTMPGVVVPIARRVLREMVGHLIVDATDARLGKAIQKIKGQGVRLNVNLLGEAVLGRGEAAHRLTETERLLARPDVDYVSIKVSATVAPHNPWAFDEAVAHIQTRLTPLFTRARDERKFINLDMEEYKDLDLTIEVFTRLLDRPEFLDLEAGIVLQAYLPDALSAMMRLQEWSAARRARGGAGIKVRLVKGANLPMEQVEASLHGWPLATWGSKVETDTNYKRVLDYALHPDRIGNVRLGVAGHNLFDVAYAWLLAGERGVRDGIEFEMLLGMAQGQAEAVRREVGGLLLYTPVVKPAQFDVAIAYLIRRLEEGASSENFMSAVFDLNSSEALFERERRRFEASLAALDAEVPPAHRVADRHAVVPVATIGHFENTPDTDPSVATNRDWVRAAVRKAESSDIGTARIDAARIDSTAALNDLLEKAGATTWGGVTGEDRAKVLHRVGERIEAHRAALIEVMAAEAGKTADQADPEVSEAVDFAHYYAELARELDDVDGAAFTPAGITLVTPPWNFPVAIPAGGVLAALAAGSAAVLKPAGPAERCGAVLAEAIWEALDDAGVSRDVLTLVQVDEGELGASLIAHPKIDRTILTGAYETAELFRSFRPDLPLLAETSGKNAIIVTPSADLDLAVKDVVHSAFGHAGQKCSAASLVVLVGSVARSTRFRTQLLDAVSSLTVGYPWDPAAQVGPVIEPATGKLLDGLTTLGEGESWLLEPKRLDETGRLWSPGVRDGVRRGSAYHHTEYFGPILGIMTADTLSEAIDIVNEVEYGLTSGIHSLDVAELRTWLNRVRAGNLYVNRGTTGAIVRRQPFGGWKRSSVGPGTKAGGPNYLIGLGDWASRPAAAVTEPSARVRNLLGRAKQALSGDDAAYLERAARSDAEAWAGHFAPSDVSGLAAERNVLRYLPVPVELRLEAGGSVAELVRLVVAGTLAGADLTVSTAVPLPEALGIAHTVEPLEAWTARLGPGRARLVGGSVPAVVTATGGRPDLAVYGGPVTESGRIELLPFLREQAVSITAHRFGNPDGVAAAVL from the coding sequence ATGGAGGGAACCACCGAGATGAACGCCACCGACCCCGAGCTGAGCGCCGCGGCCGTCACCCTGGTCCGGCGCTGGCTGCGTGAGGCCGAGACGTATCCCGTCTCCGGCTCCGCCGCCCAGCTGGCCGGCGTGCTGCGCGACCCCAAGGGCCTGTCGTTCGCGGTCGGCTTCGTCGACGGCGTCGTCCGGCCGGAGGATCCGCGGGTCAGCGCCCGCGCGCTCAGCCGCCTGGCCCGCGACGTGCCGTCGTTCCTGCCCGCGCCGTTGCGCGCGGCCGTGAAGGCCGGTGGCGCGCTCGCCCCCACGATGCCCGGCGTGGTGGTGCCGATCGCCCGCCGCGTGCTGCGCGAGATGGTCGGCCACCTGATCGTCGACGCGACCGACGCCCGCCTCGGCAAGGCCATCCAGAAGATCAAGGGCCAGGGGGTACGGCTCAACGTCAACCTCCTCGGCGAGGCCGTGCTGGGCCGGGGCGAGGCCGCGCACCGGCTGACCGAGACCGAGCGGCTGCTCGCCCGCCCGGACGTCGACTACGTCTCGATCAAGGTGTCGGCCACGGTCGCGCCGCACAACCCGTGGGCGTTCGACGAGGCGGTCGCGCACATCCAGACGCGGTTGACGCCGCTGTTCACCCGCGCCCGGGACGAGCGCAAGTTCATCAACCTCGACATGGAGGAGTACAAGGACCTCGATCTGACCATCGAGGTCTTCACCCGCCTGCTCGACCGCCCGGAGTTCCTGGACCTGGAGGCCGGGATCGTGCTCCAGGCGTACCTCCCGGACGCCCTGTCCGCCATGATGCGGCTGCAGGAGTGGTCCGCGGCCCGGCGCGCCCGGGGCGGCGCCGGCATCAAGGTGCGCCTGGTGAAGGGCGCGAACCTGCCGATGGAGCAGGTCGAGGCGTCGCTGCACGGCTGGCCGCTGGCCACCTGGGGCAGCAAGGTCGAGACGGACACGAACTACAAGCGGGTGCTGGACTACGCGCTGCACCCGGACCGGATCGGGAACGTGCGACTGGGCGTGGCCGGCCACAACCTGTTCGACGTGGCGTACGCGTGGCTGCTGGCCGGCGAGCGCGGCGTCCGGGACGGCATCGAGTTCGAGATGCTGCTCGGCATGGCGCAGGGCCAGGCGGAGGCGGTCCGGCGCGAGGTCGGCGGGCTGCTGCTCTACACGCCGGTGGTCAAGCCGGCCCAGTTCGACGTGGCGATCGCGTACCTGATCCGCCGCCTGGAAGAGGGCGCGAGCAGCGAGAACTTCATGTCCGCGGTGTTCGACCTGAACTCCTCCGAGGCGCTCTTCGAGCGGGAGCGGCGCCGGTTCGAGGCCTCGCTGGCCGCGCTGGACGCCGAGGTGCCGCCGGCGCACCGGGTCGCGGACCGGCACGCGGTCGTCCCGGTCGCCACGATCGGGCACTTCGAGAACACGCCGGACACGGACCCGTCGGTGGCCACCAACCGCGACTGGGTCCGCGCCGCCGTGCGAAAGGCCGAGAGCTCCGACATCGGTACGGCGCGGATCGACGCGGCCCGGATCGACAGCACGGCCGCGCTCAACGACCTCCTCGAGAAGGCCGGCGCCACCACCTGGGGCGGCGTCACCGGCGAGGACCGGGCCAAGGTGCTGCACCGCGTCGGTGAGCGGATCGAGGCGCACCGCGCCGCGCTGATCGAGGTGATGGCCGCGGAGGCCGGCAAGACCGCGGACCAGGCCGACCCCGAGGTGTCCGAGGCCGTCGACTTCGCCCACTACTACGCGGAACTGGCCCGCGAGCTGGACGACGTCGACGGCGCCGCGTTCACGCCCGCCGGGATCACGCTGGTCACGCCGCCGTGGAACTTTCCGGTCGCGATCCCGGCCGGCGGCGTGCTGGCCGCGCTCGCCGCCGGGTCCGCCGCCGTGCTCAAGCCCGCCGGCCCGGCCGAGCGCTGCGGCGCCGTGCTGGCCGAGGCGATCTGGGAGGCGCTCGACGACGCCGGCGTCTCCCGCGACGTGCTCACGCTGGTGCAGGTCGACGAGGGCGAGCTGGGCGCGTCGCTGATCGCCCACCCGAAGATCGACCGGACGATCCTGACCGGCGCGTACGAGACCGCGGAGCTGTTCCGCTCGTTCCGCCCCGACCTGCCGCTGCTGGCCGAGACCAGCGGCAAGAACGCGATCATCGTGACGCCCAGCGCGGACCTCGACCTCGCGGTCAAGGACGTGGTCCACTCCGCGTTCGGCCATGCCGGGCAGAAGTGCTCGGCCGCGTCGCTGGTCGTGCTGGTCGGCTCCGTCGCCCGCTCCACGCGGTTCCGCACCCAGCTGCTGGACGCGGTCTCCTCACTCACGGTCGGCTACCCGTGGGACCCGGCCGCGCAGGTCGGCCCGGTGATCGAGCCGGCCACCGGCAAGCTGCTCGACGGCCTGACCACGCTCGGCGAGGGCGAGTCCTGGCTGCTGGAACCGAAGCGGCTCGACGAGACCGGCCGGCTGTGGAGCCCCGGCGTGCGGGACGGCGTGCGGCGCGGCTCCGCCTACCACCACACCGAGTACTTCGGCCCGATCCTCGGCATCATGACCGCGGACACGCTCAGCGAGGCGATCGACATCGTCAACGAGGTCGAGTACGGCCTGACCTCCGGCATCCACTCGCTGGACGTGGCCGAGCTGCGCACCTGGCTCAACCGGGTCCGGGCCGGCAACCTCTACGTCAACCGCGGCACCACCGGCGCGATCGTGCGCCGGCAGCCGTTCGGCGGCTGGAAGCGCTCCTCGGTCGGCCCCGGCACCAAGGCCGGCGGCCCGAACTACCTGATCGGCCTCGGTGACTGGGCGTCCCGCCCGGCCGCCGCGGTCACCGAGCCGAGCGCGCGCGTCCGCAACCTGCTCGGCCGCGCTAAGCAGGCCCTGTCCGGCGACGACGCCGCCTACCTGGAGCGCGCCGCCCGCAGCGACGCCGAGGCGTGGGCGGGCCACTTCGCGCCCTCGGACGTCTCCGGCCTGGCCGCGGAGCGCAACGTGCTGCGCTACCTGCCGGTCCCGGTCGAGCTGCGCCTCGAGGCCGGCGGCTCGGTCGCGGAGCTGGTCCGCCTGGTCGTGGCCGGCACGCTGGCCGGCGCGGACCTGACCGTCTCCACCGCGGTGCCGCTGCCCGAGGCGCTCGGCATCGCGCACACGGTCGAGCCGCTGGAGGCGTGGACCGCGCGCCTCGGCCCGGGCCGCGCCCGCCTGGTCGGCGGCTCGGTCCCCGCCGTGGTCACCGCCACCGGCGGCCGTCCCGACCTGGCCGTCTACGGCGGCCCGGTGACCGAGTCGGGCCGCATCGAGCTGCTGCCGTTCCTGCGCGAGCAGGCGGTCAGCATCACCGCGCACCGCTTCGGCAACCCGGACGGCGTCGCGGCCGCGGTCCTCTAG
- a CDS encoding winged helix DNA-binding domain-containing protein → MRHVSDHERRARLGVRHALAPPFRATTVEDAARAVTVLHATEPPTVYLSCWARMDTLKPDDLDRALHADRTLVKQLAMRRTLFVFPRDLLPFAWPSASARVAATERARLAKDVVTDGLTPDGGAWLDRARAEVLAALDGVPGGRTAQEIRLAVPMIDVKAAGLPVAGRVLNHLGLTADLVRGTNTGGWHVSRPRWTPMADWLGTSPSWPTAADGYREIIRRWLWSFGPGTEDDLVWWLGGTKSTVRAALTTLAAEQVTLDSGRTGWLLPDDLDEVPAPAPWAALLPVLDPTVMGWQSRDFYLGPHRDLIFDTRGNAGTTAWVNGRVVGAWIQDPSGAVRIRLAEPVSAVEEELLHAEARRLTDWLAGFRVSSVYSSPIMKG, encoded by the coding sequence ATGCGTCACGTGTCCGATCATGAGCGGCGCGCCCGGCTGGGCGTCCGCCACGCCCTGGCCCCGCCGTTCCGCGCCACCACCGTGGAGGACGCCGCCCGCGCCGTGACCGTGCTGCACGCCACCGAGCCGCCCACGGTCTACCTGTCCTGCTGGGCGCGGATGGACACGCTGAAGCCCGACGATTTGGACCGCGCACTCCACGCCGACCGCACCCTGGTCAAGCAGCTCGCGATGCGGCGCACCCTCTTCGTCTTCCCGCGCGACCTGCTGCCCTTCGCCTGGCCGAGCGCGTCCGCGCGGGTCGCCGCCACCGAGCGCGCCCGCCTCGCCAAGGACGTGGTCACCGACGGCCTCACCCCCGACGGCGGCGCCTGGCTGGACCGGGCACGCGCCGAGGTGCTGGCCGCGCTGGACGGCGTGCCCGGCGGCCGCACCGCACAGGAGATCCGCCTCGCCGTACCCATGATCGACGTCAAGGCCGCCGGCCTCCCCGTCGCCGGCCGCGTCCTCAACCACCTCGGCCTCACCGCCGACCTCGTGCGCGGCACCAACACCGGCGGCTGGCACGTCTCCCGCCCCCGCTGGACCCCGATGGCCGACTGGCTCGGCACGTCCCCCAGCTGGCCGACCGCCGCCGACGGATACCGCGAGATCATCCGCCGCTGGCTCTGGTCGTTCGGCCCCGGCACCGAGGACGACCTGGTGTGGTGGCTCGGCGGCACCAAGTCCACCGTCCGCGCCGCCCTCACCACCCTCGCCGCCGAGCAGGTCACCCTCGACTCCGGCCGCACCGGCTGGCTCCTCCCCGACGACCTCGACGAGGTGCCCGCCCCCGCCCCGTGGGCCGCCCTGCTCCCCGTGCTCGACCCGACCGTGATGGGCTGGCAGTCCCGCGACTTCTACCTCGGCCCCCACCGCGACCTGATCTTCGACACCCGCGGCAACGCCGGCACCACCGCCTGGGTGAACGGCCGCGTCGTCGGCGCCTGGATCCAGGACCCGTCCGGCGCGGTGCGCATCCGGCTGGCCGAGCCGGTGTCCGCGGTGGAGGAGGAACTGCTTCATGCGGAGGCCAGGCGCCTGACGGACTGGCTCGCCGGCTTCCGCGTCTCCTCGGTCTACTCCTCCCCGATCATGAAGGGCTAG
- a CDS encoding VOC family protein: MLTWVTAYLDRPERALDEAVAFWESVTGAFAVPQRSPRFVGLRPVAGDVSVMVQGVQDGPGGVHLDLAVENVPAFAALAVRAGAAEVADHGAWRVLRSPAGLTFCVDTADGRHVRPAPAEGVLLDQVSLDIGPDAHDAELAFWTAITGWDPRPTSLPELRRLHPPAGAPIQLLVQRCATERPAGAHPDLACADIPAVRARHEALGAAFVAEFPGWTVMRDPAGGVYCLTGRPPV; encoded by the coding sequence ATGCTGACATGGGTCACCGCGTACCTGGACCGGCCGGAGCGGGCGCTCGACGAGGCGGTCGCCTTCTGGGAGTCCGTGACCGGCGCGTTCGCGGTGCCGCAGCGGTCGCCGCGGTTCGTCGGGCTGCGACCGGTCGCCGGGGACGTGAGCGTGATGGTGCAGGGCGTCCAGGACGGGCCGGGCGGCGTGCACCTGGACCTGGCGGTGGAGAACGTGCCCGCGTTCGCCGCGCTCGCGGTCCGGGCCGGCGCCGCCGAGGTGGCCGATCACGGCGCGTGGCGGGTGCTGCGCTCCCCCGCCGGGCTGACGTTCTGCGTGGACACCGCGGACGGCCGGCACGTGCGGCCGGCGCCGGCCGAGGGCGTGCTGCTCGACCAGGTGTCGCTGGACATCGGCCCGGACGCGCACGATGCCGAGCTGGCGTTCTGGACCGCGATCACCGGCTGGGACCCGCGGCCGACCTCGCTGCCGGAGCTGCGGCGGCTGCACCCGCCGGCGGGTGCGCCGATCCAGTTGCTCGTCCAGCGCTGCGCGACGGAGCGGCCGGCCGGCGCGCACCCGGACCTGGCGTGTGCGGACATTCCCGCGGTCCGGGCCCGGCACGAGGCGCTGGGCGCGGCGTTCGTGGCCGAGTTCCCCGGCTGGACCGTGATGCGGGACCCGGCCGGCGGCGTCTACTGCCTCACCGGCCGCCCGCCGGTCTGA